A part of Synchiropus splendidus isolate RoL2022-P1 chromosome 19, RoL_Sspl_1.0, whole genome shotgun sequence genomic DNA contains:
- the hrob gene encoding homologous recombination OB-fold protein isoform X2: MTAMSYKFNGLFSIGEEFDDEDLLDSAPPLPPGPAGTADAGPCGTLRAPSVKACQTSGPSDGLTVSKAPASAQPLRQISSAPCLRPSAPGQTGPQTKPAAAAAAAQDDFDDWDVDLADLEEWDQCPQPMPLPPATVPRGSLRPLRPPEQPPPRLPAPVQIPSPLPQSPTVFSGFSATSPLPRTHNQPPKRTWATPRAAHQPPHSLFGTVSPAPSPSSLASPSPLNTPVLTNRLVQLVSASSRVTKKRPSSEPRPPRTRRFPGPAGLLPQQPQGQSLNDIVMPVPQPPADGAVARIPSQDSGSQTDDEEFSGAAWAAMKAEMGLDERNPLCFLRSFSVIMVLRKAAFKQLEKNKVPNMAVMLKSMVHTQADAKAVFRDPTGEIQGTVHRRLLEERAGELKPGVVLLLKQVGVFSPSHRNHYLNVTPNNLLRIYGANGVALTSTPLPPQILNPYTSGRCAGSGRQPVSRMQLLFDEDEEEQVEGHVGGADPRPTGNSGWDEDDDLDDLLGQLPDDTYSL; the protein is encoded by the exons ATGACGGCGATG AGCTACAAGTTCAACGGTCTGTTCAGCATCGGTGAGGAGTTTGACGATGAg GACCTGCTGGACTCTGCCCCGCCTTTACCACCTGGACCTGCTGGGACGGCAGATGCTGGACCGTGCGGGACTCTGCGCGCCCCCTCGGTGAAAGCCTGTCAGACCAGTGGCCCGTCTGATGGTTTGACTGTGAGCAAAGCTCCGGCCAGTGCTCAGCCTTTGAGGCAGATCTCGTCTGCTCCCTGTCTCCGTCCTTCTGCACCGGGTCAGACCGGGCCACAGAcgaaacctgctgctgctgctgctgctgctcaggacGACTTTGACGACTGGGACGTGGACCTGGCTGACCTGGAGGAGTGGGACCAGTGCCCTCAACCCATGCCGCTTCCTCCGGCCACTGTCCCGAGAGGAAGTCTGAGGCCGCTTCGCCCCCCTGAGCAGCCGCCCCCCCGCCTTCCTGCTCCTGTGCAAATCCCAAGTCCTCTGCCACAGAGTCCTACTGTGTTCTCAGGCTTCAGTGCCACTTCCCCTCTTCCAAGGACTCACAACCAGCCGCCAAAGAGAACCTGGGCCACTCCAAGAGCTGCTCACCAACCCCCCCACAGCCTCTTCGGGACCGTCTCCCCCGCTCCCTCCCCTTCCTCGCTggcctccccctcccctctgaACACACCGGTCCTCACCAACCGTCTGGTGCAGCTGGTGTCTGCCTCCAGTCGTGTGACCAAGAAGCGGCCAAGCTCAGAGCCTCGCCCGCCCAGGACCCGGCGCTTTCCTGGACCTGCTGGACTGCTGCCTCAGCAG ccGCAGGGCCAAAGTCTGAATGACATCGTCATGCCTGTTCCTCAGCCTCCTGCTGATGGCGCTGTTGCCCGGATACCAAGTCAG GATTCCGGCTCTCAGACTGACGATGAAGAGTTCAGCGGCGCCGCCTGGGCGGCCATGAAGGCCGAGATGGGACTGGACGAGAGGAACCCCTTGTGCTTCCTGCGCTCCTTCAGCGTCATCATGGTGCTCCGCAAG GCGGCTTTCAAGCAGCTGGAGAAGAACAAAGTGCCCAACATGGCCGTCATGCTGAAGAGCATGGTCCACACGCAGGCTGACGCCAAGGCTGTGTTCAGAGATCCCACAG GGGAGATTCAGGGCACAGTGCACCGGCGCCTCTTGGAGGAGCGAGCGGGGGAACTGAAGCCCGGCGTCGTCCTGCTCCTCAAACAG GTGGGTGTGTTCTCGCCGTCCCACCGGAACCACTACCTGAACGTCACGCCCAACAACCTGCTCCGGATCTACGGCGCAAACGGCGTTGCCCTCACCTCCACACCGCTCCCGCCTCAGATCCTG AACCCGTACACGTCGGGGCGCTGCGCTGGCAGCGGGCGGCAGCCTGTGTCTCGGATGCAGCTGCTGtttgatgaggatgaggaagagcaggTGGAGGGGCACGTGGGCGGAGCCGACCCGCGACCTACGGGGAACTCTGGCTGGGACGAAG ACGACGACCTGGACGACCTGTTGGGGCAGCTCCCAGACGACACCTACAGTCTGTGA
- the hrob gene encoding homologous recombination OB-fold protein isoform X1 has protein sequence MTAMSYKFNGLFSIGEEFDDEDLLDSAPPLPPGPAGTADAGPCGTLRAPSVKACQTSGPSDGLTVSKAPASAQPLRQISSAPCLRPSAPGQTGPQTKPAAAAAAAQDDFDDWDVDLADLEEWDQCPQPMPLPPATVPRGSLRPLRPPEQPPPRLPAPVQIPSPLPQSPTVFSGFSATSPLPRTHNQPPKRTWATPRAAHQPPHSLFGTVSPAPSPSSLASPSPLNTPVLTNRLVQLVSASSRVTKKRPSSEPRPPRTRRFPGPAGLLPQQPQGQSLNDIVMPVPQPPADGAVARIPSQDSGSQTDDEEFSGAAWAAMKAEMGLDERNPLCFLRSFSVIMVLRKAAFKQLEKNKVPNMAVMLKSMVHTQADAKAVFRDPTAKSSFAPDAVVLVVEGEIQGTVHRRLLEERAGELKPGVVLLLKQVGVFSPSHRNHYLNVTPNNLLRIYGANGVALTSTPLPPQILNPYTSGRCAGSGRQPVSRMQLLFDEDEEEQVEGHVGGADPRPTGNSGWDEDDDLDDLLGQLPDDTYSL, from the exons ATGACGGCGATG AGCTACAAGTTCAACGGTCTGTTCAGCATCGGTGAGGAGTTTGACGATGAg GACCTGCTGGACTCTGCCCCGCCTTTACCACCTGGACCTGCTGGGACGGCAGATGCTGGACCGTGCGGGACTCTGCGCGCCCCCTCGGTGAAAGCCTGTCAGACCAGTGGCCCGTCTGATGGTTTGACTGTGAGCAAAGCTCCGGCCAGTGCTCAGCCTTTGAGGCAGATCTCGTCTGCTCCCTGTCTCCGTCCTTCTGCACCGGGTCAGACCGGGCCACAGAcgaaacctgctgctgctgctgctgctgctcaggacGACTTTGACGACTGGGACGTGGACCTGGCTGACCTGGAGGAGTGGGACCAGTGCCCTCAACCCATGCCGCTTCCTCCGGCCACTGTCCCGAGAGGAAGTCTGAGGCCGCTTCGCCCCCCTGAGCAGCCGCCCCCCCGCCTTCCTGCTCCTGTGCAAATCCCAAGTCCTCTGCCACAGAGTCCTACTGTGTTCTCAGGCTTCAGTGCCACTTCCCCTCTTCCAAGGACTCACAACCAGCCGCCAAAGAGAACCTGGGCCACTCCAAGAGCTGCTCACCAACCCCCCCACAGCCTCTTCGGGACCGTCTCCCCCGCTCCCTCCCCTTCCTCGCTggcctccccctcccctctgaACACACCGGTCCTCACCAACCGTCTGGTGCAGCTGGTGTCTGCCTCCAGTCGTGTGACCAAGAAGCGGCCAAGCTCAGAGCCTCGCCCGCCCAGGACCCGGCGCTTTCCTGGACCTGCTGGACTGCTGCCTCAGCAG ccGCAGGGCCAAAGTCTGAATGACATCGTCATGCCTGTTCCTCAGCCTCCTGCTGATGGCGCTGTTGCCCGGATACCAAGTCAG GATTCCGGCTCTCAGACTGACGATGAAGAGTTCAGCGGCGCCGCCTGGGCGGCCATGAAGGCCGAGATGGGACTGGACGAGAGGAACCCCTTGTGCTTCCTGCGCTCCTTCAGCGTCATCATGGTGCTCCGCAAG GCGGCTTTCAAGCAGCTGGAGAAGAACAAAGTGCCCAACATGGCCGTCATGCTGAAGAGCATGGTCCACACGCAGGCTGACGCCAAGGCTGTGTTCAGAGATCCCACAG CCAAGTCCAGTTTTGCTCCTGATGCTGTGGTGCTTGTTGTTGAAGGGGAGATTCAGGGCACAGTGCACCGGCGCCTCTTGGAGGAGCGAGCGGGGGAACTGAAGCCCGGCGTCGTCCTGCTCCTCAAACAG GTGGGTGTGTTCTCGCCGTCCCACCGGAACCACTACCTGAACGTCACGCCCAACAACCTGCTCCGGATCTACGGCGCAAACGGCGTTGCCCTCACCTCCACACCGCTCCCGCCTCAGATCCTG AACCCGTACACGTCGGGGCGCTGCGCTGGCAGCGGGCGGCAGCCTGTGTCTCGGATGCAGCTGCTGtttgatgaggatgaggaagagcaggTGGAGGGGCACGTGGGCGGAGCCGACCCGCGACCTACGGGGAACTCTGGCTGGGACGAAG ACGACGACCTGGACGACCTGTTGGGGCAGCTCCCAGACGACACCTACAGTCTGTGA